In the Ctenopharyngodon idella isolate HZGC_01 chromosome 4, HZGC01, whole genome shotgun sequence genome, one interval contains:
- the LOC127511118 gene encoding gastrula zinc finger protein XlCGF57.1-like isoform X3, translating to MEFIKEESEDVKIEETFRVKHEETEEQTDLMKLKQKSQVIEMEEKNQYLVSYSQTETRNLQMRVHTGESPFTCQQCEKSFSRKESLKVHLKIHTGLKPLTCQQCGKRFKQKRDLKVHMRIHTGEKPYTCQLCGKSFSVKENLKIHMRVHTGEKPFTCKLCGKSFSQNGYLKIHMRIHTGERPFICSQCGKSFKQKKNLKVHMRIHTGEKRFVCDQCGKSFRNKAHLNYHMRIHSGENCFKCHHCERSFTDRIHFKDHVKTHIVVKPYMCHHCEKSFTKRVNFENHMRIHTGEKPFTCPQCGKSFTKRVNFEVHMRIHTGEKPFICPQCGKSFTVKGNLKIHIRIHTGEKLYKCLQCEKRFTSRANLEEHMRVHTGEKPFTCPQCGKSFTLKGNLKIHVRVHTGEKPYKCLQCEECFTYHTELKRHLQTHSEKRMPFSSV from the exons atggagtttattaaagaggagagtgaagacgtgaagattgaagaaacattcagagtcaaacatgaagaaactgaggaacaaacag ACCTGATGAAGCTGAAACAGAAGAGTCAAGTAATTGAAATGGAAGAGAAAAATCAGTACTTAGTTAGTTACTCACAGACAGAAACTAGAAACCTCCagatgagagttcacactggagagagcccTTTTACCTGTCAACAGTGTGAAAAGAGTTTTAGTCGAAAAGAAAGCCTTAAAGTCCACTTAAAAATCCACACCGGATTGAAGCCTTtgacctgccaacagtgtggaaagagattTAAACAGAAGAGagaccttaaagtccacatgagaattcacactggagagaagccttacacctgccaactttgtgggaagagcttctcagtaaaagaaaaccttaaaatccacatgagagttcacaccggagagaagcctttcacctgcaaactgtgtgggaagagtttctcACAAAACGGATATCTTAAgattcacatgagaattcacactggagagagaccATTCatatgctctcagtgtggaaagagttttaaacagaaaaaaaaccttaaagtccacatgagaattcacacggGAGAGAAGCGGTTTGtttgtgatcagtgtggaaagagcttcagAAATAAAGCACACCTTAATTATCACATGAGGATTCACTCAGGagagaactgttttaaatgtcatcACTGTGAAAGGAGTTTCACTGACAGGATTCATTTTAAGGATCATGTAAAGACTCACATTGTGGTGAAGCCTTACATGTGCCATCACTGTGAAAAGAGTTTCACAAAAAGAGTAAACTTTGAGaatcacatgagaattcacactggagagaagcctttcacctgccctcagtgtggaaagagcttcacAAAAAGAGTAAACTTTGAggttcacatgagaattcacactggagagaagcctttcatctgccctcagtgtggaaagagcttcacagTTAAAGGAAACCTTAAGATTCACAttagaattcacactggagagaagcttTACAAGTGTCTTCAGTGTGAGAAGAGATTCACAAGCCGAGCAAACCTTGAGGaacacatgagagttcacactggagagaagcctttcacctgccctcagtgtggaaagagcttcacACTTAAAGGAAACCTTAAGATTCAtgtgagagttcacactggagagaagccttacaagTGTCTTCAGTGTGAAGAATGTTTCACATATCACACAGAACTGAAACGGCATTTGCAAACTCATTCTGAAAAGAGAATGCCATTTTCCTCGGTGTGA